Genomic window (Jeotgalibaca ciconiae):
AAAAGGCACAACAAAGAACATTACCTTTACCATTCAACAATTAACCATACCAAAATCTCTTTATTCTGACTTCAAAGCAGTTGGAACGGTTCCGACATCTAGTATCGTTGCAGAAGCAAATCGTGTCTTGATTATCGCTTATCTGGCAATCGGGTTTGTATTTATGATAACGTTACTCATGTTGGCTGCCTTTATTCGTACATTTAATAACCGTGTTATTCAACTGCAAGATAGTATGACAAAAGTGGCTCATGGTGATTTTGATATACCGAAAGAAATTTCAGGAGAGGATGAAATAACCGAGGTATATGAGCAGCTTTATGTAACCATGGAGAGTTTGCAGCTCCTGTTGTTGGAAAGATACCAATATGAAATTGATCAAAAAAACTGGGAACTTGATCGAAAAGAGGCAGAATTTAAGCTTCTTTCCAGTCAAATCAATCCCCATTTTTTATACAACACTTTGGAAATGATTCGCATGAAAGCACTGCGCAATCACGATAAAGAAGTAGCGGATATCGTGAAAATTCTTAGCAAACTGATGAGAAAAGCTTTGGAACGTCAAAGAGAGGAACTGCCGCTAAGCGAAGATTTAGCATTTATTGAAATGTACCTACAAATTCAAAAGCTTCGTTTTGGCGACCGAATTAATTACGTTATTCATCAAAATACAGCAACGGACTACTTTATACTACCTCTTCTCATTCAGCCGGTAGTTGAAAATGCTTTTGTGCATGGATTGGAAAAAATAGCAGGATGCGGGAACTTAGAAATTGAAGTAAATGAAATAGCCGACTTTCTGGAAATAATCATTCGTGATAACGGTGTGGGAATTCATCCTGAAAAATTAAAAGAGCTGCAGAAAGTCTTAAAGGGAGATACAGAAAGTCATCGAATTGGGATTAATAATGTTCAACAACGTATCAAACATTTTTATGGAAATGAATATGGTCTGACGATTGACAGCATGGAAGGAGAGGGAACGATCGTACAAATGCGGATTCCTCAAAGAATAATAACGAAAGGAGCTTCTTAACATGCATACTGTTTTAATTGTGGATGACGAGCCTATTGTCCGCGAAGGGCTTGCTTATATTATCGAGTGGGAGAAAGAGGGATTTAAAATAGTCGGTGATGCAAGGAATGGCAGGGAAGGTATGGAAAAAATACTCGAGCTTCAACCTGACTTGGTATTGACCGATGTTCGGATGCCGGTATTAGATGGAATCGGCATGGTAG
Coding sequences:
- a CDS encoding sensor histidine kinase, with protein sequence MGTWLKKFRPKTIKQKLFLIYIGILFVPILLVGYYLSVEIRANQIRTKTEEIEQDTIRTANELTGTLESIIRVSDWVYQDERLAELVRTTFENPYEVFEAYQNYQQFADYLKYYQEIQHIRLYVDNPSLMSSVGLYPVTDEVSESVWYQDAIEKRGHIVWRYIEDSVTGIRYLNLTRSLFQNGQLTGVLNIAVSNDKIEEILRNSGNTFFLTLDDELVFSHPHVENIQSEYEQYRLLLNNQEIDESIKGTTKNITFTIQQLTIPKSLYSDFKAVGTVPTSSIVAEANRVLIIAYLAIGFVFMITLLMLAAFIRTFNNRVIQLQDSMTKVAHGDFDIPKEISGEDEITEVYEQLYVTMESLQLLLLERYQYEIDQKNWELDRKEAEFKLLSSQINPHFLYNTLEMIRMKALRNHDKEVADIVKILSKLMRKALERQREELPLSEDLAFIEMYLQIQKLRFGDRINYVIHQNTATDYFILPLLIQPVVENAFVHGLEKIAGCGNLEIEVNEIADFLEIIIRDNGVGIHPEKLKELQKVLKGDTESHRIGINNVQQRIKHFYGNEYGLTIDSMEGEGTIVQMRIPQRIITKGAS